A window from Alkalicoccobacillus plakortidis encodes these proteins:
- the uraH gene encoding hydroxyisourate hydrolase, producing the protein MHSKMPDVTTHILDLASGKPAGHVEIEVFFLESKTEKRQVTSRVTNSDGRVDQPLVSAQDFQEGEYEFHYFIGAYFREQALIKEDPHFLECIVTRVYLSSNQKHYHIPLLVSPWGYQVYRGS; encoded by the coding sequence GTGCACAGTAAAATGCCGGATGTGACCACTCATATATTAGACTTGGCAAGTGGAAAACCAGCTGGTCATGTAGAGATTGAGGTGTTTTTTCTCGAATCGAAAACAGAAAAAAGACAGGTGACAAGCCGAGTGACAAACAGTGATGGACGTGTGGATCAACCACTTGTTTCCGCGCAAGATTTTCAAGAAGGTGAATATGAGTTTCATTATTTTATTGGAGCTTATTTTCGAGAACAAGCACTGATTAAAGAGGATCCGCATTTTTTAGAGTGTATTGTGACACGTGTCTATTTATCTTCTAATCAAAAACATTACCATATCCCACTACTCGTTTCACCATGGGGGTACCAAGTGTATCGCGGGAGTTAA
- the uraD gene encoding 2-oxo-4-hydroxy-4-carboxy-5-ureidoimidazoline decarboxylase, with protein sequence MTKLTLTHVNQCSDEVFIEQLGAIYEHSSWVAKQVKNHRPFSSVTDLHLTMREAVGEAADQDKLHLLCAHPNLGEKIQMTDSSKQEQSQAGLTQLTAEEYEQFSTLNKQYMDRFKFPFIIAVKGKQKDEIYEQMNNRIHNSKDVEFHTALKEVDQIALLRLLDLIEEHEKS encoded by the coding sequence ATGACAAAACTTACTCTTACTCACGTGAATCAATGTAGTGACGAGGTTTTTATCGAACAGTTAGGAGCCATTTATGAGCATTCATCTTGGGTAGCGAAACAAGTAAAGAACCATCGACCTTTTTCATCTGTGACAGATCTTCATCTAACTATGCGAGAAGCAGTGGGGGAAGCAGCGGATCAGGATAAGCTACATTTATTATGTGCCCACCCTAATCTTGGTGAAAAGATCCAGATGACTGACTCGTCTAAACAAGAACAGAGTCAAGCGGGTCTTACGCAATTAACGGCGGAAGAATATGAGCAATTTTCCACACTGAACAAACAGTATATGGACCGATTTAAATTTCCGTTTATTATTGCAGTTAAAGGTAAACAAAAGGATGAAATCTATGAACAGATGAACAACCGGATTCATAATTCAAAGGATGTTGAATTTCATACGGCGTTAAAAGAAGTTGATCAAATTGCTTTATTACGCCTACTTGACTTGATTGAAGAACACGAGAAATCATAA
- a CDS encoding TetR/AcrR family transcriptional regulator translates to MSEKNQLIIESAIKLFSINSISSTSIQDIASESGISKGAFYLHFKSKDALLIAIIDYYSDMITKSIQNKAYDTLPAREQYIHKLTDLFECILQHKDFILVQMREPSIPLTEEMKSSLKRLNYKSNQFHQSYLQQLYGDEAKPFVWDLTFMIDGLFHSYLKFLIYAPVIDIRDLVHFVIKRLDSLVEGLDAEQALLSDELISPFMTEFYEEETSETVPFELSELRSLISELENKDDLLVSIDILEEETNQQNPRLPVIQGMLLNLHSESVLRQAIQKLVTHYHLNDSLFND, encoded by the coding sequence TTGTCCGAGAAAAATCAGCTCATTATTGAAAGCGCAATTAAGCTATTTTCTATAAACAGTATTTCTTCTACGTCTATTCAAGACATTGCAAGTGAAAGCGGCATTTCAAAAGGCGCTTTTTATCTTCATTTTAAATCAAAAGATGCACTACTCATTGCTATTATTGACTATTATTCAGATATGATTACAAAAAGTATACAAAACAAAGCGTATGATACATTGCCTGCAAGGGAGCAATATATCCATAAGTTAACAGACCTATTTGAATGCATTCTCCAACACAAGGATTTTATTCTTGTTCAAATGAGAGAACCATCCATTCCTTTAACAGAAGAAATGAAGAGCAGTCTTAAAAGACTAAATTACAAATCGAATCAATTTCATCAATCGTATTTACAACAGCTATATGGTGATGAAGCCAAACCGTTTGTTTGGGATCTAACCTTTATGATTGATGGCTTGTTTCACTCATATTTGAAATTTTTAATTTACGCACCTGTGATAGACATCCGAGATCTTGTCCATTTTGTGATTAAACGCTTGGATTCACTTGTTGAGGGTTTAGATGCAGAACAAGCTTTATTATCAGATGAACTTATAAGTCCGTTTATGACAGAGTTCTATGAAGAAGAAACCTCAGAAACTGTACCCTTTGAGTTATCTGAGCTCAGATCTCTAATTTCTGAACTTGAAAATAAGGATGATTTACTAGTTTCCATTGACATATTAGAAGAAGAAACAAATCAACAGAACCCGCGCCTGCCTGTTATTCAAGGTATGCTACTAAACCTACATAGTGAATCCGTATTACGACAAGCTATTCAAAAACTTGTTACACACTATCATCTTAATGACTCACTGTTCAATGACTAA
- the pucL gene encoding factor-independent urate hydroxylase produces the protein MSKNHQATPAYGKGSVLAYRTYLPSLTGVKVIPESSFKGRENILFAANIEVTVAGEAFRPSFSEGDNSLVVATDSMKNFIQRHLGTFQGTTMEGFLDYTARAFLDKYDQISSVELKGDLLSFEQMDRTMSEERTPSQLVFKQSNNEQSQATIQIERTASEYEITKQQSSLKDLQLIKVQGNSFSGFVRDEYTTLPEDSNRPLFIYLNIHWTYEHNHEALGDQPAKYVAAEQIRDLAASIFDQTQTKSIQHLIYVIGCSILNIFPQLLYVSFESQNHTWDLIVDDIPNSEGKVYTEPRPPYGFQLFTVTREDAAKEKAQHAAESAQ, from the coding sequence ATGTCAAAAAATCATCAAGCTACACCCGCATATGGAAAAGGAAGTGTATTAGCCTACCGAACCTATCTCCCATCCCTTACAGGAGTTAAGGTGATTCCAGAGTCATCATTTAAAGGCCGAGAAAATATCTTGTTTGCGGCAAATATAGAAGTAACTGTTGCTGGAGAGGCATTTCGCCCGTCTTTTTCTGAGGGGGATAATAGCTTAGTTGTAGCAACAGATTCAATGAAAAATTTTATTCAACGACACCTTGGTACATTTCAAGGAACAACAATGGAAGGATTTCTAGATTACACAGCTCGAGCGTTTTTAGATAAATACGATCAGATCTCCTCAGTTGAGTTAAAAGGAGACTTACTTAGTTTTGAACAGATGGATCGTACAATGTCAGAGGAACGAACTCCAAGTCAGCTAGTCTTTAAACAATCAAACAATGAACAATCACAAGCAACGATTCAAATCGAGCGTACAGCATCTGAATACGAGATAACAAAACAACAAAGCTCTTTAAAAGATTTACAGCTTATTAAAGTGCAAGGCAATTCGTTTTCTGGTTTTGTTCGTGATGAATATACAACCTTGCCTGAAGATTCAAATCGTCCGTTATTTATTTATTTGAATATCCACTGGACCTATGAGCATAATCACGAGGCATTAGGTGATCAACCTGCTAAGTATGTAGCTGCTGAACAAATTCGTGATCTAGCCGCTTCTATTTTTGACCAAACGCAAACAAAATCGATACAGCACCTCATTTATGTCATTGGCTGTAGCATTTTAAATATATTTCCTCAGTTACTTTATGTCAGCTTTGAATCACAGAACCACACATGGGATCTGATTGTAGATGACATTCCGAACTCAGAAGGAAAGGTCTACACAGAACCGAGACCTCCTTATGGCTTTCAACTATTTACAGTTACAAGAGAGGATGCCGCCAAAGAAAAAGCGCAACATGCGGCAGAGAGTGCACAGTAA
- a CDS encoding PucR family transcriptional regulator, which yields MKLQTLLTREPFTELSVLVGEFGLNHDINHVTMMDAPDILPYLKSNDLLITTGYHLKDHPAKLIDLIQEMAKLDCAALFIKTKRFLHTLPEAVLEVANEINFPIIELPEDWSLGDTVNQLLTIILDKRTSELRHAIDTHRQFTLHIMNGKGLDTLLSHLTDLIRLPVTLTNSYLTPIAGKVDLLKGMPYLMELAQYGYLLLPKSTEVSFCDLHTQIEYTVFPVHKHTNQPDLLFVKGAIGVSDHVIRLTTEQAVNVLSFERLREEAIKQTTRRIRNDFFANFLDQTYSSHEEMTNKASEFGLPVQQEYICAVGEIDPLNEMWMYQSHHKELDQVYDFLENELQSLAVPCYLFTKGDQLILLLSVNDLIEDVQEFCTSFLELLQLRLSRFYELTLSFGVSHVCTSFFAVQQGYQEAQKAIHHTSGWRQPSSIHFFQTTDISGLLRLIPEKELTAYYHQTVKQLRLDQLDEDKTLLQTLFMYMECQCQISETAKQLFVHRNTVVYRLEKCEELLHTTLKDPEFTLQIRTAMRIKQLLEA from the coding sequence ATGAAGCTTCAAACACTGCTTACACGTGAGCCATTCACTGAGCTTTCCGTCCTCGTTGGAGAGTTTGGTTTAAACCACGATATCAACCATGTCACGATGATGGATGCTCCAGATATTCTGCCATACTTAAAATCAAATGATTTGTTAATAACAACCGGTTATCATCTAAAAGATCATCCTGCCAAGCTGATTGATCTCATTCAGGAAATGGCTAAATTAGATTGCGCTGCACTGTTCATTAAGACAAAACGTTTTTTGCATACCTTACCGGAAGCTGTTTTAGAGGTCGCAAATGAAATCAACTTTCCGATTATTGAGCTTCCAGAAGATTGGTCCCTTGGTGATACTGTCAATCAACTGCTCACCATCATTCTTGATAAACGCACAAGTGAGCTGCGCCATGCTATTGATACTCACCGTCAATTTACGTTACATATTATGAATGGCAAAGGGCTCGACACACTTTTAAGTCATCTAACCGATTTGATTCGACTTCCCGTTACATTGACTAATTCTTATTTGACTCCAATTGCAGGTAAGGTGGATTTACTTAAAGGCATGCCGTACTTAATGGAATTAGCACAGTATGGCTATCTTCTTCTACCTAAATCAACAGAAGTTTCTTTTTGTGACCTCCACACACAAATTGAGTACACGGTATTCCCTGTACACAAACACACCAATCAGCCTGATCTACTTTTTGTCAAAGGTGCCATTGGTGTATCTGACCATGTCATTCGTCTCACTACTGAACAAGCGGTTAACGTTCTCTCCTTTGAACGTTTAAGAGAAGAAGCGATCAAACAAACAACAAGAAGAATACGTAACGATTTTTTTGCTAACTTCTTGGACCAGACCTATTCAAGTCATGAAGAAATGACAAACAAAGCAAGCGAATTTGGCCTCCCTGTGCAACAAGAATACATTTGTGCGGTTGGAGAAATTGACCCATTAAATGAAATGTGGATGTATCAAAGTCACCACAAAGAATTAGATCAAGTCTATGACTTTCTGGAGAATGAACTTCAATCGTTGGCTGTACCCTGCTACTTATTTACTAAAGGCGATCAATTAATCCTCCTTCTTTCGGTGAATGATTTAATAGAAGATGTTCAAGAATTCTGCACATCATTTCTAGAACTATTGCAATTGCGATTGTCTCGTTTTTATGAGTTAACTCTTTCTTTTGGTGTGAGTCACGTCTGTACGTCCTTTTTTGCTGTACAACAAGGCTATCAAGAAGCGCAAAAAGCCATTCATCATACAAGTGGATGGAGACAGCCTTCTTCCATTCATTTTTTTCAAACAACCGATATCAGTGGTCTACTTCGCCTAATACCAGAAAAAGAGCTAACAGCCTATTACCACCAGACCGTTAAGCAGCTCAGGTTAGATCAATTAGATGAAGACAAAACCCTCTTACAAACACTGTTTATGTACATGGAATGCCAATGCCAGATATCCGAAACAGCCAAGCAACTATTTGTCCACCGCAACACCGTAGTCTACCGACTTGAGAAATGCGAGGAACTGTTACACACCACATTAAAAGACCCAGAATTCACCTTACAAATTCGAACAGCGATGAGAATTAAACAACTATTAGAAGCTTAA
- a CDS encoding amidohydrolase family protein: MKAVVNEAAVHGKEVSCDLIYSSTVHALDAAKMGVKWFEHASGIIQAMYPGWQIRSDENSWNEVDWYEPNSSKIREVCEVLLEYDVILCPTLTLYDQQERLGNGWSPDHPIIQKTFENEALIQQWQRVSQYEAALLRTGKQTTLIKEISRIYASLGGRVVAGTDTPAGIWTFPGMALHRELELFVEAGFTELDAIRAATNRAAASLNRQDLGVIKEGAVADMIILTENPLLDIKATQQIKLIIKGGETYSAEDLFQAIPTQEEAEQAFKHFLNEYEKTHRDLTD, translated from the coding sequence ATGAAGGCAGTTGTAAATGAAGCGGCTGTTCATGGAAAAGAAGTTAGTTGTGATTTAATCTACTCCTCAACGGTACATGCTTTAGATGCTGCGAAAATGGGGGTAAAGTGGTTTGAGCATGCTTCTGGAATCATTCAAGCTATGTACCCAGGCTGGCAGATCCGTTCGGATGAGAACAGTTGGAACGAAGTCGATTGGTATGAGCCAAACAGTAGCAAAATTCGAGAAGTATGTGAGGTTCTTCTCGAATATGATGTCATTCTCTGTCCAACTCTTACGCTCTATGATCAACAAGAACGGCTTGGGAACGGCTGGTCACCTGATCATCCAATCATCCAGAAAACGTTTGAGAACGAGGCTTTGATTCAACAATGGCAACGAGTCTCTCAGTATGAAGCGGCCTTACTGCGAACGGGTAAGCAAACAACCCTTATAAAAGAGATTAGTAGGATATATGCAAGTTTGGGCGGTCGTGTAGTGGCAGGCACAGACACTCCCGCAGGAATTTGGACATTTCCAGGAATGGCACTTCATCGAGAGCTAGAATTATTTGTTGAAGCAGGTTTTACAGAACTTGATGCCATCAGAGCAGCTACCAATCGAGCCGCAGCTTCGCTCAACCGACAGGATCTTGGCGTGATAAAAGAGGGGGCAGTTGCAGACATGATTATACTGACAGAAAATCCATTACTCGATATTAAAGCAACACAGCAGATCAAACTCATTATAAAAGGTGGGGAAACATATTCTGCAGAAGATCTTTTTCAAGCGATTCCTACACAGGAGGAGGCTGAACAAGCCTTTAAACATTTTTTAAACGAATATGAAAAAACTCACCGCGATTTGACCGATTAG